One window of Arthrobacter oryzae genomic DNA carries:
- a CDS encoding ComF family protein, producing the protein MRSSDPDLEPAAPTPAKHRSDYAQWWMRAADGAANAGRELLALAAPVECVCCGTEDFSLCGHCERAVRVLTRTPFRADGQAPALMDVNGSVILPVVAAGVYREELAQAVLSFKKHGQGQLESVLAKALGRAIKGAAGTMSGFCLVPVPTTSSAFRRRGFSPVHLMLRNLARSGSLGAGRTASILRKGGILTQGGRAAGGLPERLQALVPAHALAGGQKGLGRGARVRRVRGSMRARPMLLAPDIRGRRCILVDDVLTTGATLAEAARAVHQAGGVVVGAVVLAATRPPDVADPPAAPGASAAKGG; encoded by the coding sequence ATGAGAAGCTCCGATCCGGATCTTGAACCGGCCGCCCCCACGCCGGCAAAGCACCGCAGCGACTATGCGCAGTGGTGGATGCGGGCCGCGGATGGTGCAGCGAACGCCGGCCGGGAGCTACTGGCACTCGCCGCCCCGGTGGAATGCGTGTGTTGCGGGACCGAAGACTTCTCCCTGTGCGGCCACTGTGAACGGGCCGTGCGTGTGCTCACAAGGACCCCGTTCCGGGCTGACGGGCAGGCACCCGCCCTGATGGACGTGAACGGGTCGGTGATCCTGCCTGTCGTTGCGGCGGGGGTTTACCGCGAGGAGCTCGCACAGGCCGTGCTCTCCTTCAAGAAACACGGCCAGGGCCAGCTCGAATCGGTGTTGGCCAAAGCGTTGGGACGGGCCATCAAAGGGGCGGCGGGGACTATGTCGGGATTCTGCCTGGTGCCCGTTCCCACTACCAGCAGCGCGTTCAGGAGACGTGGCTTCAGCCCCGTGCATCTCATGCTCCGGAACCTGGCCAGAAGCGGGAGCCTTGGGGCGGGGCGCACCGCCAGCATACTCCGCAAGGGAGGCATCCTCACGCAGGGAGGCCGGGCCGCCGGCGGGTTGCCTGAGCGCCTCCAGGCGCTGGTCCCAGCGCATGCCCTGGCCGGAGGACAGAAAGGCCTGGGACGCGGCGCCCGCGTTAGGCGTGTCCGTGGCTCCATGCGGGCAAGGCCAATGCTCCTTGCACCGGATATCAGGGGGCGCCGGTGCATCCTCGTGGATGACGTCCTCACCACCGGCGCCACGCTGGCGGAAGCGGCGCGGGCAGTGCACCAGGCGGGAGGGGTAGTGGTGGGTGCCGTCGTTCTTGCGGCGACACGCCCGCCCGACGTCGCCGATCCGCCGGCCGCTCCCGGCGCCAGCGCGGCGAAGGGCGGCTGA
- the mtrA gene encoding MtrAB system response regulator MtrA encodes MKARILVVDDDEALAEMIGIVLRNDGFEPVFCADGGQALEVFRSSKPDLVLLDLMLPGADGIEVCRQIRAESDSPIVMLTAKSDTSDVVRGLESGADDYVPKPFKPAELVARVRARLRPGDQKAPETLRIADITIDVAGHLVSRNDERISLTPLEFDLLVALARKPWQVFTRELLLEQVWGYRHAADTRLVNVHVQRLRSKIERDPEAPEVVLTVRGVGYKAGS; translated from the coding sequence ATGAAGGCACGCATTCTGGTAGTGGACGATGACGAGGCGCTGGCCGAGATGATCGGGATTGTCTTGCGCAATGACGGTTTTGAGCCGGTCTTTTGCGCAGACGGCGGGCAGGCGCTGGAAGTCTTCCGTTCCTCCAAGCCGGATCTTGTGCTCCTGGACCTGATGCTCCCCGGTGCGGACGGCATCGAAGTATGCCGGCAGATCCGCGCCGAGTCGGATTCGCCTATCGTCATGCTCACCGCGAAGTCGGATACCTCGGACGTGGTCCGCGGCCTGGAATCGGGTGCTGACGACTACGTTCCCAAACCCTTCAAGCCCGCGGAACTCGTGGCACGCGTCAGGGCCCGGCTCCGGCCCGGTGACCAGAAGGCACCTGAAACATTGCGTATTGCCGACATCACCATCGACGTGGCCGGCCACCTGGTGAGCCGGAACGACGAACGCATCTCGTTGACGCCTCTCGAGTTCGACCTGCTCGTAGCCCTGGCACGCAAGCCGTGGCAGGTCTTCACCAGGGAACTCCTGCTGGAACAGGTCTGGGGATACCGCCACGCCGCGGATACGCGACTCGTGAACGTCCACGTCCAGCGGCTGAGGTCGAAGATCGAGCGCGACCCCGAAGCCCCCGAAGTAGTTTTGACGGTCCGTGGTGTCGGCTACAAAGCAGGTTCCTGA
- a CDS encoding DUF4350 domain-containing protein yields MTSVLESGNPPAPAGSPAAAGGAGRALTEWIRRHRTWTALILVFSLGVGLTIVAQLSPRGDNGPLSTRNAAPEGARAAAEILRDQGVDVSQTDTLADSLAALDRAKAGGRGATLLLYDRNGYLDGGQLQALQQATDRLVVVTPRLNTLSALEAGIAPAGVVPQNVSTLEPGCGLDGPAAAGAVTAESAYLYEADRVCYQPVEGLGGIYASSDDGRLVVLGSAQIISNRLLDEHGNAALALRTLGASDNLVWYLPGIADVTVEDRPKTLDELAPPWVAFFGPWLALVAVLAMVWRGRRLGPLVFEPLPVVVKAVETAEGRARLYHDAHAVDRAADNLRAGTLVRLARFLRLGPDAESTAIVHGAARHLGRTPEEMAQVLEARPRTESELVRWAQQLESLEKEVTAR; encoded by the coding sequence ATGACCTCCGTGCTCGAGTCCGGGAACCCGCCCGCACCGGCCGGCTCCCCCGCCGCGGCCGGAGGTGCGGGGCGCGCCCTGACGGAGTGGATCCGACGGCACCGGACGTGGACCGCGCTCATCCTGGTGTTCTCGCTGGGAGTAGGGCTGACTATCGTGGCCCAGCTCTCGCCCCGGGGGGACAACGGTCCTCTCTCTACGCGCAACGCCGCTCCCGAGGGCGCCAGGGCCGCTGCCGAAATACTGAGAGACCAGGGTGTGGATGTCAGCCAAACGGACACCCTGGCCGACTCACTAGCCGCGCTGGACCGTGCCAAAGCCGGCGGGAGGGGTGCCACCTTGCTGCTTTACGATCGGAACGGCTACCTGGACGGTGGGCAGCTGCAGGCGTTGCAGCAGGCCACGGACAGACTTGTGGTGGTGACGCCCCGGCTGAACACGCTCAGCGCCCTCGAGGCCGGCATCGCCCCGGCGGGCGTTGTACCGCAAAATGTCTCAACCTTGGAACCCGGTTGCGGGCTGGACGGTCCTGCTGCGGCGGGGGCGGTCACTGCGGAGTCTGCGTATCTCTACGAGGCCGACCGTGTCTGCTACCAACCCGTAGAAGGGCTGGGCGGCATCTACGCGAGCAGCGACGATGGCCGCCTGGTGGTGCTGGGAAGCGCGCAGATCATCAGCAACCGCCTGCTGGACGAACATGGGAATGCGGCGCTGGCGCTCAGGACGCTTGGGGCCTCGGACAATCTGGTCTGGTACCTTCCCGGCATCGCCGACGTCACGGTTGAGGACCGGCCGAAGACCCTGGACGAACTGGCCCCGCCGTGGGTGGCGTTCTTCGGCCCCTGGCTTGCCCTGGTTGCGGTGCTGGCGATGGTTTGGCGGGGACGGCGGCTGGGACCCCTGGTCTTCGAACCGCTTCCGGTGGTGGTCAAGGCAGTGGAGACCGCCGAGGGCCGCGCCCGTCTGTACCATGACGCACACGCCGTGGACCGCGCAGCCGATAACCTCAGGGCGGGAACCCTGGTCCGGCTCGCGCGGTTCCTCCGGCTGGGCCCGGACGCTGAGTCCACGGCAATTGTCCACGGCGCCGCACGGCACCTTGGCCGGACTCCTGAGGAGATGGCCCAGGTGCTGGAGGCCCGTCCCCGAACGGAGAGCGAGCTGGTCCGTTGGGCCCAGCAGCTGGAATCACTAGAGAAAGAGGTAACCGCCCGATGA
- the mtrB gene encoding MtrAB system histidine kinase MtrB: MAGVFSELPFRTRIWFRRARIVGLRVLRLVRTGLIRLLPGVRFLLRAVHRRWRRSLQFRTVLTTLLLSIGSFAVVGAYLSNQIANNLFQERLTQAESETLYHVKQVQDTFDGAQVTDQSSVITLVYDTLNAVEGRGNVIQRRYVFEAMPEQTKPRNRWVESRASDQLTISVIPPELRKAVQESGKDQYWASTEFPVGTEDRPGIAVGNKVTFNGTVYELYLIYDLNTAQKTLDEIQNVLLAGGAVLVLIIGAIAWYVTRNVVSPVSHAAVVSEKLAAGQLQERMVVKGEDEVARLGASFNHMAASLQEQITQLATLSQMQQRFVSDVSHELRTPLTTVRMAAEVLYDARHDFDPINKRSAELLYNQVERFQSLLADLLEISRFDAGVAVLDAEPTDILQLLTNVVEDAQPVAAEYGSEVTINSQEESVVVEMDDRRIERILRNLVLNALEHSEGKPVNISVAANETAVAVAVRDHGIGMTQAEAARVFDRFWRADPARARTTGGSGLGLSIAAEDTKLHNGWLQAWGNKGTGSNFRLTLPLRQGEAISKSPLLLEPADVELPGGAGQGTMLLLDSVASPDAAAPGPKPAAGREEAK; this comes from the coding sequence ATGGCCGGGGTGTTCTCGGAACTGCCGTTCCGGACCCGCATCTGGTTCCGCCGCGCCCGGATCGTCGGATTGCGGGTCCTGCGGCTCGTCCGGACAGGCCTGATCCGGCTCCTGCCCGGCGTCCGGTTCCTGCTGCGTGCGGTGCACCGGCGCTGGCGCCGGTCCCTCCAGTTCCGCACGGTCCTCACCACTCTCTTGCTCTCTATCGGCTCCTTCGCCGTGGTCGGTGCCTACCTGTCGAACCAGATCGCCAACAACCTGTTCCAGGAACGGCTGACCCAGGCGGAGTCGGAGACGCTCTACCACGTCAAACAGGTCCAGGACACGTTCGACGGGGCCCAGGTCACCGATCAGTCCAGCGTCATCACGCTGGTCTACGACACCCTCAATGCCGTTGAGGGGCGGGGAAACGTCATCCAGCGGCGGTATGTGTTCGAAGCGATGCCGGAACAGACGAAGCCCCGAAACCGCTGGGTGGAATCGCGGGCCTCGGACCAGCTCACCATCAGCGTGATCCCGCCGGAGTTGCGGAAGGCCGTACAGGAGTCGGGGAAAGACCAGTACTGGGCATCCACCGAATTCCCGGTAGGCACGGAAGACCGGCCGGGTATTGCCGTGGGCAACAAGGTCACGTTCAACGGCACCGTGTACGAGCTGTACCTTATCTACGACCTGAATACCGCGCAGAAAACCCTGGATGAAATCCAGAACGTCCTGCTGGCCGGCGGGGCAGTCCTGGTTCTGATCATCGGTGCCATCGCGTGGTACGTGACCCGGAACGTGGTCAGCCCGGTCAGCCATGCTGCGGTGGTGTCGGAGAAACTGGCGGCCGGGCAGCTCCAGGAACGCATGGTGGTCAAGGGCGAAGACGAGGTGGCACGGCTGGGCGCATCATTCAACCACATGGCCGCCAGCCTGCAGGAACAGATCACCCAGCTGGCAACGCTGTCCCAGATGCAGCAGCGCTTTGTCTCCGATGTGTCCCACGAACTGCGCACGCCCCTCACCACGGTGCGGATGGCTGCGGAAGTACTGTACGACGCACGGCATGATTTCGACCCCATCAACAAGCGCTCCGCCGAGCTGCTCTACAACCAGGTGGAGCGGTTCCAGTCACTGCTGGCTGATCTCCTGGAAATCTCCCGCTTCGACGCAGGCGTGGCCGTGCTCGACGCCGAACCCACCGATATCCTGCAGCTCCTCACGAATGTCGTGGAAGACGCTCAGCCCGTCGCGGCGGAGTACGGCTCGGAAGTCACCATCAATTCGCAGGAAGAGAGCGTCGTCGTGGAGATGGATGACCGGCGCATCGAGCGGATCCTCCGCAACCTCGTGCTTAACGCGCTCGAACACAGTGAAGGGAAACCGGTCAACATTTCCGTAGCTGCCAACGAAACCGCCGTCGCCGTCGCCGTCCGTGATCACGGCATCGGAATGACGCAGGCCGAGGCCGCAAGGGTTTTCGACCGTTTCTGGCGGGCAGACCCCGCCCGGGCACGGACCACAGGGGGCAGCGGGCTGGGCCTGTCCATCGCCGCGGAAGACACCAAACTCCACAATGGATGGCTCCAGGCCTGGGGCAACAAGGGAACGGGATCCAACTTCAGGCTGACGCTTCCGCTGAGGCAGGGCGAGGCCATCTCGAAGTCTCCGCTCCTGCTGGAACCTGCCGACGTCGAATTGCCTGGTGGAGCGGGGCAGGGCACCATGCTGCTTCTTGACAGTGTTGCTTCGCCCGACGCCGCCGCGCCGGGACCGAAGCCCGCTGCGGGCCGGGAAGAAGCGAAATGA
- a CDS encoding AAA family ATPase, which translates to MSEQTNGFTQGGPGGPALATAEAIPGTDPVRQALLDVRHEVAKAVVGQDSTVTGLLIALLCRGHVLLEGVPGVAKTLLVRTLSAALSLDTKRVQFTPDLMPGDITGSLVFDSRTSEFSFREGPVFTNILLADEINRTPPKTQASLLEAMEERQVSADGVSRQLPVPFIVAATQNPVEYEGTYPLPEAQLDRFLLKLAMPLPGRADEIEVIRRHAAGFDSRNLAAAGVRAVAGAAELEQARQAVAAVVVAPEVAAYIVDIARATRAAPSFQLGVSPRGATALLSAARAWAWLSGRQFVTPDDVKALALPCLRHRVALQPEAQMDGVNVDGVLASILATVPVPR; encoded by the coding sequence ATGAGTGAGCAGACCAACGGATTCACGCAGGGCGGCCCCGGCGGTCCGGCCCTGGCGACGGCGGAAGCCATACCCGGCACCGATCCCGTCCGCCAGGCCCTGCTCGATGTGCGGCACGAGGTCGCCAAGGCGGTCGTGGGCCAGGACTCAACGGTCACCGGGCTGCTGATCGCGTTGCTGTGCCGCGGGCATGTCCTGCTGGAAGGGGTTCCCGGCGTGGCCAAGACCCTGCTGGTCCGCACGTTGTCCGCCGCCCTGAGCCTGGACACCAAACGCGTGCAGTTCACTCCTGACCTGATGCCCGGGGACATTACCGGCTCGCTGGTTTTCGATTCCCGCACCTCAGAGTTCAGCTTCCGTGAGGGCCCTGTCTTCACCAATATCCTGCTCGCCGACGAGATCAACAGGACACCGCCAAAGACGCAGGCATCGCTGTTGGAGGCCATGGAGGAACGCCAGGTTTCGGCGGACGGCGTCTCACGGCAGCTTCCCGTGCCGTTCATCGTCGCAGCCACGCAGAACCCGGTGGAGTACGAGGGGACCTATCCGCTCCCTGAGGCCCAGCTGGACCGTTTCCTCCTGAAGCTCGCGATGCCGTTGCCGGGGCGCGCCGACGAAATCGAGGTCATCCGCAGGCATGCAGCGGGCTTTGACTCGCGGAACCTGGCCGCCGCCGGCGTCCGCGCCGTCGCGGGAGCGGCCGAGCTGGAACAAGCGCGGCAGGCAGTGGCTGCCGTGGTGGTGGCGCCGGAGGTGGCCGCCTACATCGTTGACATCGCGAGGGCCACCCGGGCGGCACCGTCCTTCCAGCTTGGGGTCTCCCCGCGTGGCGCAACTGCCCTGCTGAGCGCCGCCCGCGCATGGGCGTGGCTGTCCGGCCGGCAGTTCGTGACACCGGATGACGTGAAGGCCTTGGCGCTCCCCTGCCTGCGCCACCGCGTTGCCCTGCAGCCGGAAGCGCAGATGGACGGCGTGAACGTTGACGGTGTCCTTGCCAGCATCCTGGCCACTGTTCCCGTGCCCCGCTGA
- a CDS encoding DUF7847 domain-containing protein: protein MSEQDPNAQPWEGRPQPVQPRPWDAPAQWNSPPQWNASPGYGGQPPWGSPYSGQQPGPHQPQYVAPPKPGIVPLRPLSFGEILDGSFQTIRRNAAAMLGAALLAQTLATVVGEVLVAETESRGDSIGAWVSGMAPPEMVGLGIGLLIGAALLGLVSFFISIVLQGVMAVPVARSVLNWRTGFRKMWTLSRSRIGSLLALGGLQILAGITFGVVLVGATVLLVDSMRGSSALILVPLFLGSMLAVVWLSIRFLLTPAAIVVEERDVLDGLRRSWQLTRHNWWRIFGIVLVTSLLIGIIGQIVLIPLGLASGGLSSVIAPHGDDDGQRALDAGLGIASIIVTALIGAVGYAFQTSVMGLLYMDLRMRKEGLDLALQRQLESGNDDDGVPGRGVAPELNSAGLPASGSWPRLHDGPPPGYGPPPGYGPPGYRPPPSYGPPPGSGQQPYGPPPPSGQPPYGPPPGYRPPPGAG, encoded by the coding sequence TTGTCAGAGCAGGATCCGAACGCGCAGCCCTGGGAGGGCAGGCCGCAGCCGGTACAGCCACGCCCCTGGGATGCGCCTGCGCAGTGGAACTCACCCCCGCAGTGGAACGCATCGCCCGGCTATGGCGGACAGCCTCCGTGGGGGTCCCCCTACTCCGGCCAGCAGCCGGGTCCCCATCAGCCGCAGTACGTAGCCCCGCCAAAGCCAGGCATTGTTCCCCTGCGTCCCCTCTCGTTCGGCGAAATCCTTGACGGTTCATTTCAGACCATCAGGCGCAACGCCGCCGCGATGCTGGGTGCGGCGCTTCTGGCACAGACCCTGGCAACGGTCGTCGGTGAGGTCCTAGTGGCAGAGACCGAGTCGCGCGGCGACTCGATCGGGGCGTGGGTGTCAGGCATGGCTCCGCCTGAAATGGTCGGCCTGGGCATCGGCCTCCTTATCGGGGCCGCGCTGCTGGGACTCGTGTCCTTCTTTATCTCCATTGTGCTGCAGGGCGTGATGGCCGTTCCCGTGGCACGGTCGGTCCTTAACTGGCGCACCGGATTCAGGAAGATGTGGACGCTGTCACGGTCGAGGATCGGATCGTTGCTCGCGCTTGGCGGGCTCCAGATACTCGCCGGCATAACCTTCGGCGTCGTTCTGGTGGGCGCGACTGTGCTGTTGGTGGATTCCATGCGCGGATCGTCGGCACTGATCCTTGTCCCCCTGTTCCTCGGCAGCATGCTGGCCGTCGTGTGGCTCTCCATCCGGTTCCTTCTGACACCGGCGGCGATTGTCGTCGAGGAGCGTGACGTCCTGGACGGCCTGCGCAGATCGTGGCAGCTTACCCGGCACAACTGGTGGCGGATCTTCGGCATCGTCCTGGTTACGTCCCTCCTCATCGGCATCATCGGCCAGATCGTCCTGATCCCCCTCGGCCTCGCGTCCGGGGGGCTCTCCTCAGTCATCGCGCCCCACGGCGACGACGACGGACAGCGTGCCCTCGATGCCGGCCTCGGGATCGCTTCGATCATCGTCACCGCCCTCATCGGGGCAGTCGGATACGCCTTCCAAACGTCCGTGATGGGTCTCTTGTATATGGACCTCCGCATGCGGAAGGAGGGCCTGGACCTCGCCCTCCAGCGGCAGCTCGAATCAGGAAACGACGACGACGGCGTCCCCGGGCGCGGTGTGGCACCGGAGTTAAACTCCGCGGGACTTCCGGCCTCCGGAAGCTGGCCCCGTCTCCATGACGGCCCGCCGCCCGGTTACGGCCCGCCGCCCGGTTACGGCCCGCCCGGCTATCGTCCCCCGCCGTCCTACGGTCCACCGCCGGGATCCGGCCAGCAGCCTTACGGCCCGCCGCCCCCTTCCGGCCAGCCCCCTTACGGGCCGCCGCCAGGCTATCGGCCACCGCCGGGCGCAGGATGA
- a CDS encoding DUF4129 domain-containing protein, whose product MSRLSLFDAASLPGTVLDEVGRAQTEAPVDPDRQEARRWAVEELARPVYQNAQPDWLTDLWRQFTEWLRSLGNGDPAMDSGVAVPVIGVTIVVLIAAAILLARPRLNARRRRTAVDDVDVDPSITPAEYRRLAAAAAARAEWRTAVVEQFRAIVRSAEDRTVIDPLPGRTADEVAGQLAGAFGSHAAELRRAAGVFDAVRYGSAGASAADHAEMQALDRLLEAAKPDFGRPVADRLALPQ is encoded by the coding sequence ATGAGCCGGCTTTCCCTGTTCGATGCGGCATCCCTGCCGGGAACAGTGCTTGATGAGGTAGGCCGCGCGCAGACCGAGGCTCCGGTGGACCCCGACAGGCAGGAAGCCCGCCGGTGGGCCGTCGAAGAGCTCGCCAGGCCCGTCTACCAGAATGCGCAGCCCGACTGGCTGACCGATCTGTGGCGGCAGTTCACTGAATGGCTTCGATCCCTGGGCAACGGCGACCCTGCCATGGACAGCGGTGTGGCCGTACCCGTCATCGGCGTGACAATCGTTGTCCTTATTGCTGCGGCAATCCTCCTCGCGCGCCCCCGGCTGAACGCCCGGCGCCGGCGCACGGCCGTGGACGACGTCGACGTCGATCCGTCCATCACCCCGGCCGAGTACCGTCGGCTGGCAGCAGCAGCGGCAGCGCGTGCCGAGTGGCGCACCGCCGTCGTCGAACAGTTCCGCGCCATCGTCCGGTCCGCGGAAGACCGTACGGTGATCGACCCGCTGCCCGGCCGGACGGCGGACGAGGTGGCCGGACAGCTGGCCGGCGCCTTTGGCAGCCACGCGGCTGAGCTCCGGCGGGCCGCGGGTGTCTTCGACGCCGTGAGGTATGGCAGCGCCGGGGCCTCCGCCGCTGACCACGCGGAAATGCAGGCCCTGGACCGGCTCCTCGAAGCGGCAAAGCCCGACTTCGGCAGGCCGGTAGCGGACCGACTGGCGCTGCCGCAATGA
- a CDS encoding LpqB family beta-propeller domain-containing protein produces the protein MTAGSRRFRALAAALMTALLLLLTSCAQIPRSGPVGKSTDESAGKPNNAPVFFPVAPREGAGPDSVIEDFYLAGSGYEDDYAVAREYLTQAASVAWKPDQRTLVFRSTRVVRTGVENVYNYELDVAYSVDADGIATQFPEGTKENIPVTLTQVDGEWRISAVPDGIAIPEQTFKVIYGAYPIYFYDPGYTYAVPDVRWFNKKRTVKAMTSALLSGPAPYLKGAVVSAFPSGMKLTRESVPVVSGAAQVDLSAKELVEASNEDRLRMQTQLALTFRGQPDVVNVELRANQDLVRVEDNGSVLPPVRDKNVPARQIAVNDGQLVRYENNRISPLPDIQPVGALGPVSPAESPVSQSVAFLNGSRTTLYSIVPGQPARALTTRSTLTHPSFGQQDWVWTAGPGANGATEVLAYRPTGVTEGAAVPTVTLAPAWLAGRTVKEFRISREGVRALVISEQNGKTRVQVTGIVRNADGTPRDLTAPTTLLTDRQPDQGVWVSDTTVVVMKASATDNVTPELLSLASTQAQQLAPWPGLTAISAGNGPEEIFGQSADGIFQRLGNGWSPQLQGPVDPSFPG, from the coding sequence ATGACCGCCGGATCACGTCGCTTCCGCGCCCTGGCTGCTGCGCTGATGACAGCCTTGCTCCTGTTGCTGACCTCGTGCGCCCAGATTCCGCGCTCCGGGCCGGTCGGTAAAAGCACTGATGAAAGCGCGGGCAAGCCAAACAACGCCCCCGTATTCTTTCCGGTGGCGCCGCGTGAGGGCGCCGGACCTGATTCCGTCATCGAAGACTTCTACCTCGCCGGCAGTGGCTACGAAGACGACTATGCCGTGGCGCGGGAATACCTGACACAGGCAGCCTCAGTAGCCTGGAAACCGGACCAGCGCACCCTGGTCTTCCGCTCGACGAGGGTGGTCCGGACCGGAGTCGAGAACGTCTATAACTACGAACTGGATGTCGCCTACTCGGTCGACGCGGACGGGATCGCCACGCAGTTCCCCGAAGGCACAAAGGAGAACATTCCCGTCACGCTCACGCAGGTGGACGGGGAATGGCGTATCTCGGCGGTTCCTGACGGGATCGCCATCCCGGAGCAGACGTTCAAGGTGATTTACGGCGCCTACCCCATCTATTTCTACGATCCCGGCTACACCTACGCCGTGCCCGACGTCAGATGGTTCAACAAGAAGAGGACGGTCAAGGCGATGACCAGCGCTTTGCTGAGCGGCCCTGCCCCGTACCTCAAGGGCGCCGTGGTCAGCGCCTTCCCCTCCGGGATGAAGCTGACGCGGGAGTCCGTTCCCGTCGTCTCAGGCGCAGCCCAGGTGGACCTTTCGGCCAAGGAACTCGTGGAAGCCTCCAACGAGGACAGGCTGAGGATGCAGACGCAGCTGGCCCTCACCTTCCGTGGCCAGCCGGATGTCGTCAACGTGGAATTGCGGGCAAACCAGGACCTCGTCCGTGTCGAGGACAACGGGTCCGTGCTGCCTCCGGTCCGGGACAAGAATGTCCCCGCCCGGCAGATTGCCGTGAACGACGGCCAGCTGGTCAGGTACGAGAACAACCGTATTTCACCGTTGCCGGATATCCAGCCGGTGGGGGCCCTCGGTCCTGTTTCCCCTGCCGAATCGCCGGTATCACAGTCGGTGGCATTCCTCAACGGCAGCCGGACCACGTTGTACTCGATCGTGCCTGGCCAGCCCGCGCGTGCGCTGACCACACGGTCCACCCTGACTCATCCGTCGTTCGGCCAGCAGGATTGGGTCTGGACGGCTGGCCCCGGAGCCAACGGTGCCACGGAAGTACTTGCCTACCGTCCCACAGGCGTGACGGAAGGAGCCGCCGTGCCTACAGTCACGCTGGCCCCTGCCTGGCTTGCCGGACGCACAGTCAAGGAGTTCCGCATATCGCGTGAAGGGGTGCGTGCCTTGGTTATTTCGGAGCAGAACGGGAAGACCCGCGTGCAGGTGACGGGCATCGTGCGCAATGCCGACGGCACGCCCCGGGACCTGACAGCGCCGACGACTCTGCTGACGGACCGGCAGCCGGACCAGGGCGTGTGGGTCAGCGACACCACCGTGGTGGTTATGAAGGCATCGGCCACTGACAACGTCACACCGGAACTGCTCTCCCTGGCATCAACGCAGGCCCAGCAGCTGGCACCCTGGCCAGGGCTTACGGCAATCAGTGCAGGCAACGGGCCGGAAGAAATTTTCGGACAGTCTGCTGACGGCATTTTCCAGCGACTCGGAAACGGCTGGTCGCCCCAGCTGCAAGGGCCTGTGGATCCGTCTTTCCCCGGCTGA
- the hpf gene encoding ribosome hibernation-promoting factor, HPF/YfiA family, with product MEFMISGRNLTVSDRFREYADEKISKIASLGDKVQRVDAKVSKETKARQTADLLTVELTVLGRGPVIRAEASAADKFAAFDLAYNKLLERLRRAKDRKKVHHGRHTPKAVREATASLEPASATEPLYVEASNHQEPQPAPVERSPYDVDNDIPAGDSPVLIRRKVFPAASLTLDDAVDNMELVGHDFYLFVDKETKAPSVVYRRDGWTYGVISLDQTCEPGEAAVEEKILAYRSEDEPARA from the coding sequence ATGGAGTTCATGATCAGCGGACGGAATTTGACGGTTTCAGACCGCTTCCGCGAATACGCCGACGAGAAGATCTCAAAGATCGCATCGCTGGGAGACAAGGTCCAAAGGGTGGACGCGAAGGTCTCCAAGGAGACCAAGGCCCGCCAGACCGCAGACTTGCTCACGGTTGAGCTGACTGTCTTGGGCCGCGGCCCCGTTATCCGTGCGGAGGCCAGCGCCGCCGACAAGTTCGCCGCGTTCGATCTCGCTTACAACAAGCTTCTTGAGCGCCTGCGCCGGGCCAAGGACCGGAAGAAGGTCCACCACGGGCGGCATACACCCAAGGCCGTCCGCGAGGCGACAGCCAGCCTTGAGCCGGCAAGCGCCACGGAGCCTCTGTACGTGGAGGCAAGCAATCACCAGGAGCCCCAGCCCGCCCCGGTCGAAAGGTCGCCGTACGACGTCGACAACGACATCCCTGCAGGGGATTCGCCGGTCCTGATCCGCCGCAAGGTGTTCCCGGCGGCATCCCTCACGCTCGACGACGCCGTCGACAATATGGAGCTCGTGGGTCACGACTTCTACCTGTTTGTGGACAAGGAAACCAAGGCGCCGTCGGTTGTGTACCGTCGCGACGGCTGGACCTACGGTGTCATCAGCCTGGACCAGACGTGTGAACCGGGCGAAGCGGCCGTGGAAGAGAAGATCCTCGCTTACCGCTCGGAGGATGAGCCTGCGCGCGCCTGA